AATCAACGATCGCGCCACGTTGTTGGCATCGCCCACCCAAGCCACCTCCAGGCCTTCCAACGTGTTGAACTCGGCCTGGAGGGTCAGCAGGTCGGCCAGGATCTGAATGGGGTGTCCGTCGTCGGTCAGCAGGTTCACCACCGGCACCTGCGACCATTCGGCCAGATCGGTCAGCGTCTTGTGTGCGAACGTGCGGGCACCCAGCACGGCGAAGTAGCGCGACAACACCCGGGCCACATCGCGGATCGCCTCGCGCTCACCCAGGCCGATCTCATCGGGCCGAATCGTCACCGGATGCCCTCCGAGTTGCACCACCGCCATTTCGGTGGAGTTGCGAGTGCGGGCCGACGGCTTCTCAAAGATCAGTCCTGCACCCCGTCCCTTCAAGAGCTCCGCCGGCGGATTGGGGTCGGCCGAACGAGCGAGCACATCGGCCAGGTCGGCCACCGTCAGGTCGGTCAACGACAAGAAGTGAGCCACTGCGCCATTGACGGGCGTTGCATCGGTCATGTGTGGATCCAATCGATCGAGTCCGGGAAGGCTGGGATCTGGAAGGTCGGGGGCAAGGTTCCGGCGTCCATCAGTCGACCTCAGCCCGATTGGCCGCAAGCGTGACCCCGATGCGCCGGGTGGCCTCGGCGACCTCGTCGTCGCTGATCAACAGGCTGGGCGCCAACCGGAGTGCCGTTGGCGTCACGGCATTGACGATCACCCCGGCGCTCAACAGGTCGCCCGCAACCTTCGGGGCGTCAAGACCATCCAGTTCAACCGCCAACAGCAGCCCGGCACCGCGAACCGAGGAAACCCCTCGCAGTTCCTCCAAGGCCCCGCGCAGCAAGGCACCGGCGTGCCGGGCCTTCCCGGGAACGTCCTCGTCCTCCATCACCTCCAGGGTGGCCCGGGCGGCAGCCGTGCACAGGGGGTTGCCACCAAAGGTCGTGGCATGGTCGCCCGGCTGGAACGCCGCCGCCACCTCCGCCTTGGCCCAGCATGCGGAGATGGGCACCCCGTTGCCCAGCGCCTTGGCCATGGTCACCACGTCCGGGGCCACATCAGCATGCTGGAAACCGAACCACTCGCCGGTGCGACCCAGGCCGGTCTGCACTTCATCGAGGATCATCAGCAGGTTGCGCTCATCGCACAGCCGACGGATTCCCGCCAGGTATTCGGGGTCGGCCGGGTGCACACCGCCCTCGCCCTGGATGGGCTCAATGATCACGGCGGACACGGTCTCGTCGATCGCGGACTCAAGGTGTGCAAGGTCGGCCCACGCCACATGCCGATAGCCATCGGGCATCGGGGCAAACGGCTCGTGCTTGGCCGGCTGCCCGGTGGCGGCCAGGGTGGCCATCGTCCGTCCGTGAAACGATCCATACGTGCTGACCACCACATGACGACCGTGCCCGGCCCACTTTCGGGCCAGCTTCATGGCGCACTCGTTGGCCTCAGCCCCACTGTTGGCAAAGAACACCTGCCCGCCGCCGCCCAGCAGCCGGTCCAGCGTTTGGGCCACCGGCCCGGCG
Above is a genomic segment from Candidatus Microthrix parvicella Bio17-1 containing:
- the argF gene encoding ornithine carbamoyltransferase, with the protein product MTDATPVNGAVAHFLSLTDLTVADLADVLARSADPNPPAELLKGRGAGLIFEKPSARTRNSTEMAVVQLGGHPVTIRPDEIGLGEREAIRDVARVLSRYFAVLGARTFAHKTLTDLAEWSQVPVVNLLTDDGHPIQILADLLTLQAEFNTLEGLEVAWVGDANNVARSLIEGSALAGYSVRMCGPDGYRFDDEELARAVGAGANVTVVNRPVEAVAGAHAIYTDTWTSMGQEDEAQRRRVAFAQFQVTEALLDAAHPDAILLHCLPAHRGEEVTDAALDGPRSRVFDQAENRMHAARGLIWWLVERTDGSRTSTSGNGDLSLNLAGRSGG
- a CDS encoding acetylornithine transaminase, whose amino-acid sequence is MGAPAGMEHCPIMPTYGPPSIMFVEGSGCWLTDREGKRYLDLLSGLAVTSLGHSHPAVAEAVSRQAQRLVHTSNLYATEHAGPVAQTLDRLLGGGGQVFFANSGAEANECAMKLARKWAGHGRHVVVSTYGSFHGRTMATLAATGQPAKHEPFAPMPDGYRHVAWADLAHLESAIDETVSAVIIEPIQGEGGVHPADPEYLAGIRRLCDERNLLMILDEVQTGLGRTGEWFGFQHADVAPDVVTMAKALGNGVPISACWAKAEVAAAFQPGDHATTFGGNPLCTAAARATLEVMEDEDVPGKARHAGALLRGALEELRGVSSVRGAGLLLAVELDGLDAPKVAGDLLSAGVIVNAVTPTALRLAPSLLISDDEVAEATRRIGVTLAANRAEVD